One window of Opisthocomus hoazin isolate bOpiHoa1 chromosome 13, bOpiHoa1.hap1, whole genome shotgun sequence genomic DNA carries:
- the ARL6IP4 gene encoding ADP-ribosylation factor-like protein 6-interacting protein 4 isoform X1, with protein sequence MAHSQSRKRSRSRSKSHSRSGQEKKEKKRRKSSKDSQQGSSSPPRKRTSGSHRHKSNSAAATGEKKKEGKEKKKRKASTSSSETASSSTSSSSSSSSSSDDSSDNDSKTKKSHHGKKKQAKQKDKKKKKKKKKRIKKKSKKKSKEKAKEEKAKGDAVPGPSLEQWQKESLVDSGPVLTDEQKSRIQAMKPMTKEEWDARQSVIRRVVDPETGRTRLIKGDGEVLEEIVSKERHKEINKQATRGDGLAFQARTGMLP encoded by the exons ATGGCCCACAGCCAGTCTCGGAAGCGATCGCGAAGCAGGAGCAAAAGCCACTCTCGGAGCGgacaggagaagaaggagaagaaaaggaggaaaagcagcaaggactcgcagcagggcagcagctctcCTCCGCGGAAGCGGACCTCGGGGTCGCACAGACACAAGTCGAACTCGGCAGCAGCTACGGGAG aaaagaagaaggaaggaaaggagaaaaagaagaggaaggcaAGTACCTCTTCCTCTGAGACAGCATCTTCATCCACCAGCTCCTCTTCgtcttcctccagctcctctgATGACTCCAGTGACAATGACTCCAAAACAAAGAAGAGTCATCATGGcaaaaaaaagcaggcaaaacagaaagacaaaaaaaagaagaagaagaagaagaagagaataaagaagaaatcaaaaaagaaatcaaaggaaaAGGCTAAGGAGGAGAAAGCCAAGGGAGATGCGGTGCCCGGCCCCTCGCTGGAGCAGTGGCAGAAGGAGTCGCTGGTGGACTCTGGACCAG TTTTGACAGATGAGCAAAAATCCCGAATCCAGGCGATGAAGCCAATGACGAAGGAGGAATGGGACGCGAGGCAGAGCGTCATAAGGAGAGTCGTGGATCCGGAAACGGGGAGGACCAG GCTGATCAAGGGAGACGGCGAGGTACTGGAAGAGATCGTCAGCAAGGAGAGACACAAGGAGATTAACAAG CAAGCCACGCGGGGGGACGGGCTGGCCTTCCAGGCGAGGACGGGGATGCTGCCGTGA
- the ARL6IP4 gene encoding ADP-ribosylation factor-like protein 6-interacting protein 4 isoform X2, with translation MAHSQSRKRSRSRSKSHSRSGQEKKEKKRRKSSKDSQQGSSSPPRKRTSGSHRHKSNSAAATGEKKKEGKEKKKRKASTSSSETASSSTSSSSSSSSSSDDSSDNDSKTKKSHHGKKKQAKQKDKKKKKKKKKRIKKKSKKKSKEKAKEEKAKGDAVPGPSLEQWQKESLVDSGPDEQKSRIQAMKPMTKEEWDARQSVIRRVVDPETGRTRLIKGDGEVLEEIVSKERHKEINKQATRGDGLAFQARTGMLP, from the exons ATGGCCCACAGCCAGTCTCGGAAGCGATCGCGAAGCAGGAGCAAAAGCCACTCTCGGAGCGgacaggagaagaaggagaagaaaaggaggaaaagcagcaaggactcgcagcagggcagcagctctcCTCCGCGGAAGCGGACCTCGGGGTCGCACAGACACAAGTCGAACTCGGCAGCAGCTACGGGAG aaaagaagaaggaaggaaaggagaaaaagaagaggaaggcaAGTACCTCTTCCTCTGAGACAGCATCTTCATCCACCAGCTCCTCTTCgtcttcctccagctcctctgATGACTCCAGTGACAATGACTCCAAAACAAAGAAGAGTCATCATGGcaaaaaaaagcaggcaaaacagaaagacaaaaaaaagaagaagaagaagaagaagagaataaagaagaaatcaaaaaagaaatcaaaggaaaAGGCTAAGGAGGAGAAAGCCAAGGGAGATGCGGTGCCCGGCCCCTCGCTGGAGCAGTGGCAGAAGGAGTCGCTGGTGGACTCTGGACCAG ATGAGCAAAAATCCCGAATCCAGGCGATGAAGCCAATGACGAAGGAGGAATGGGACGCGAGGCAGAGCGTCATAAGGAGAGTCGTGGATCCGGAAACGGGGAGGACCAG GCTGATCAAGGGAGACGGCGAGGTACTGGAAGAGATCGTCAGCAAGGAGAGACACAAGGAGATTAACAAG CAAGCCACGCGGGGGGACGGGCTGGCCTTCCAGGCGAGGACGGGGATGCTGCCGTGA